In bacterium, a single window of DNA contains:
- a CDS encoding chemotaxis protein CheW: protein MSTKQFCTFTLDGHHFGVDVEKVQEVIRYQEMTFIPLANSIITGLINLRGHIVTAMDLRRRLGMNDRGENEKLPTNVVIRSEDSPVSLLVDEIGDIMELEDETFEAPPATLQGSVKELISGAYKLKDKLLLILKVDETLELTGKKEEMEATA, encoded by the coding sequence ATGAGCACTAAACAATTTTGCACTTTTACCTTAGATGGCCACCATTTTGGTGTGGATGTTGAAAAAGTTCAGGAAGTCATCCGCTACCAGGAAATGACTTTTATTCCCTTGGCCAATTCCATCATTACAGGCCTCATCAACTTGCGCGGCCATATTGTAACCGCCATGGATTTACGCCGCAGATTGGGAATGAACGACCGCGGCGAAAACGAAAAATTGCCAACAAATGTAGTGATTAGAAGCGAAGACAGCCCGGTTAGCTTACTGGTGGATGAAATTGGCGATATTATGGAATTGGAAGACGAAACGTTTGAAGCCCCCCCCGCTACTTTGCAAGGCAGCGTAAAAGAACTCATTAGTGGTGCTTACAAATTAAAAGACAAACTGTTGCTTATTTTAAAAGTGGACGAAACTTTGGAGTTAACTGGAAAAAAAGAAGAAATGGAGGCCACCGCTTAA